A single region of the Salmo salar chromosome ssa16, Ssal_v3.1, whole genome shotgun sequence genome encodes:
- the LOC106574666 gene encoding chromosome alignment-maintaining phosphoprotein 1 isoform X1 has translation MDYSVIQNSREPKRELQSMEAVMEVEVKESETAMMGFKESTEATMGVKESISAAMDVKESMSAMMEVNESESKEAIVDIRESQGAVMELKRPSSSSGGQGRDRDRESDSYLQHLQCPHCLLQCKSHCSYLIHIAKIHPSRLDDTPVGRLGNAIFYQRTARLFHCSVCFHTAREFPRLYDHLLTCHCLSGKGQGEGGEEGGEEGEGDERRGEGGEEQEGISVDVLSKDSSHPPSEPKAEDEDEDKGGVKQEEEGRKRGLEEMEGGEDNEEDSRSAGSPMKRKRSSTAGSEEDDHDEEEEEELQTNNNKKSDKHKKQEEAFLTKYIQRQGGRYNCRLCGKRSKMKGHAIYHVSYKHDVPKPYCCKECSKAFILEYSLLNHIYHNHRQGMYRCLFCPFSSDVVWGIKRHGNRCNARSGEGEEGEGSNGEE, from the exons ATGGATTATTCTGTTATACAGAACAGCAGGGAGCCGAAACG TGAGCTCCAGTCAATGGAAGCCGTGATGGAGGTTGAGGTTAAGGAGTCAGAGACGGCCATGATGGGTTTTAAAGAGTCAACGGAAGCCACAATGGGCGTTAAGGAGTCAATTTCAGCCGCAATGGACGTGAAGGAGTCCATGTCAGCCATGATGGAAGTTAATGAGTCAGAGTCAAAAGAAGCCATTGTGGACATTAGGGAGTCACAGGGAGCTGTTATGGAGCTCAAGAGGCCGTCTTCCTCCTCTGGCGGCCAGGGGCGGGACAGAGACCGGGAGTCGGACAGCTATCTCCAGCACCTCCAGTGTCCCCACTGTCTGCTCCAGTGTAAGAGCCACTGCAGCTACCTCATCCACATCGCTAAGATCCACCCAAGCCGCCTGGATGACACGCCTGTGGGTCGCCTGGGCAACGCCATCTTCTACCAGCGCACGGCACGGCTGTTCCACTGCAGCGTGTGTTTCCACACGGCCAGGGAGTTCCCTCGCCTCTACGACCACCTGCTCACCTGCCACTGCCTCTCTGGAAAGGgccagggagaggggggagaagagggcggtgaggagggagaaggggatgagcgtaggggggaggggggagaagaacAGGAAGGTATCAGTGTAGACGTGCTGTCAAAAGACAGTAGTCATCCTCCCAGTGAGCCCAAGGCAGAAGACGAGGATGAGGACAAAGGAGGAGTGAAGCAAGAGGAGGAAGGTAGGAAaagaggactagaggagatggagggaggcgaGGACAACGAAGAGGACTCCCGCTCAGCCGGCAGCCCCATGAAACGAAAGAGAAGCTCTACGGCAGGCAGTGAGGAAGATGATCatgatgaagaggaagaggaggagctacagaccaacaacaacaaaaaaagtgacAAACACAAAAAGCAGGAAGAGGCCTTCCTGACCAAATATATCCAGCGCCAGGGGGGTCGCTACAACTGTCGCCTGTGTGGCAAGCGCTCCAAGATGAAGGGCCATGCCATCTACCACGTGAGCTACAAGCACGACGTGCCCAAACCTTACTGCTGTAAAGAGTGTAGCAAGGCCTTCATACTAGAGTATTCACTACTCAACCATATCTACCACAACCACAGACAGGGCATGTACCGCTGCCTCTTCTGCCCCTTCAGCTCTGACGTGGTGTGGGGCATAAAACGCCATGGCAACCGCTGCAATGCCCGAagcggggagggggaggagggggagggcagCAATGGAGAAGAGTGA
- the LOC106574666 gene encoding chromosome alignment-maintaining phosphoprotein 1 isoform X2, which translates to MEAVMEVEVKESETAMMGFKESTEATMGVKESISAAMDVKESMSAMMEVNESESKEAIVDIRESQGAVMELKRPSSSSGGQGRDRDRESDSYLQHLQCPHCLLQCKSHCSYLIHIAKIHPSRLDDTPVGRLGNAIFYQRTARLFHCSVCFHTAREFPRLYDHLLTCHCLSGKGQGEGGEEGGEEGEGDERRGEGGEEQEGISVDVLSKDSSHPPSEPKAEDEDEDKGGVKQEEEGRKRGLEEMEGGEDNEEDSRSAGSPMKRKRSSTAGSEEDDHDEEEEEELQTNNNKKSDKHKKQEEAFLTKYIQRQGGRYNCRLCGKRSKMKGHAIYHVSYKHDVPKPYCCKECSKAFILEYSLLNHIYHNHRQGMYRCLFCPFSSDVVWGIKRHGNRCNARSGEGEEGEGSNGEE; encoded by the coding sequence ATGGAAGCCGTGATGGAGGTTGAGGTTAAGGAGTCAGAGACGGCCATGATGGGTTTTAAAGAGTCAACGGAAGCCACAATGGGCGTTAAGGAGTCAATTTCAGCCGCAATGGACGTGAAGGAGTCCATGTCAGCCATGATGGAAGTTAATGAGTCAGAGTCAAAAGAAGCCATTGTGGACATTAGGGAGTCACAGGGAGCTGTTATGGAGCTCAAGAGGCCGTCTTCCTCCTCTGGCGGCCAGGGGCGGGACAGAGACCGGGAGTCGGACAGCTATCTCCAGCACCTCCAGTGTCCCCACTGTCTGCTCCAGTGTAAGAGCCACTGCAGCTACCTCATCCACATCGCTAAGATCCACCCAAGCCGCCTGGATGACACGCCTGTGGGTCGCCTGGGCAACGCCATCTTCTACCAGCGCACGGCACGGCTGTTCCACTGCAGCGTGTGTTTCCACACGGCCAGGGAGTTCCCTCGCCTCTACGACCACCTGCTCACCTGCCACTGCCTCTCTGGAAAGGgccagggagaggggggagaagagggcggtgaggagggagaaggggatgagcgtaggggggaggggggagaagaacAGGAAGGTATCAGTGTAGACGTGCTGTCAAAAGACAGTAGTCATCCTCCCAGTGAGCCCAAGGCAGAAGACGAGGATGAGGACAAAGGAGGAGTGAAGCAAGAGGAGGAAGGTAGGAAaagaggactagaggagatggagggaggcgaGGACAACGAAGAGGACTCCCGCTCAGCCGGCAGCCCCATGAAACGAAAGAGAAGCTCTACGGCAGGCAGTGAGGAAGATGATCatgatgaagaggaagaggaggagctacagaccaacaacaacaaaaaaagtgacAAACACAAAAAGCAGGAAGAGGCCTTCCTGACCAAATATATCCAGCGCCAGGGGGGTCGCTACAACTGTCGCCTGTGTGGCAAGCGCTCCAAGATGAAGGGCCATGCCATCTACCACGTGAGCTACAAGCACGACGTGCCCAAACCTTACTGCTGTAAAGAGTGTAGCAAGGCCTTCATACTAGAGTATTCACTACTCAACCATATCTACCACAACCACAGACAGGGCATGTACCGCTGCCTCTTCTGCCCCTTCAGCTCTGACGTGGTGTGGGGCATAAAACGCCATGGCAACCGCTGCAATGCCCGAagcggggagggggaggagggggagggcagCAATGGAGAAGAGTGA
- the p2ry8 gene encoding P2Y purinoceptor 8, whose amino-acid sequence MNTSSEAVAREVNNATLEMLVSPVMTVAVPIIYLSVFVCSTPCNLLSLVALLNVHYKRHTPTSVFAINLSLADLLYSAFLPLQVLYHLWGNDWPWGAALCGLTTTALNCNMHCSVLTTCAIALERYCGVVRPLRTKHWRTARRAAIACVLIWAFVLITETPLLRSDLTLRVIELNITTCFDVLPRKLFLHQSVAYLYFLVVLLMFYMLPLAVLVSCYVAVARGLHRSLPTAAEGSDGKREVLSRRRAQTTVTLATLCFVVCYLPTITLHGLHVVFHAQGKSLYRYYKLALSINSLNCCFDPFVYYFASREFRLALRRLLGRCVPLGEGEELGTSELVSMTGEPRESKGHYEAVVDH is encoded by the exons ATGAACACCTCCTCAGAAGCGGTGGCCAGAGAGGTCAACAACGCCACCCTGGAGATGCTGGTCAGTCCTGTGATGACCGTGGCTGTGCCTATTATTtacctgtctgtgtttgtgtgcagtACCCCCTGCAACCTGCTGTCTCTGGTAGCGCTGCTGAACGTCCATTACAAACGCCACACTCCCACGTCTGTGTTTGCCATCAACCTGTCACTGGCAGACCTGCTCTACAGCGCCTTCCTGCCCCTACAG gtgttgTACCACCTGTGGGGTAATGACTGGCCATGGGGCGCTGCCCTCTGTGGCCTCACCACCACAGCCCTCAACTGCAACATGCATTGCTCCGTCCTCACCACCTGTGCCATCGCGCTCGAGCGCTACTGCGGTGTTGTACGCCCGCTACGCACCAAACACTGGCGCACCGCCCGGAGAGCCGCCATCGCCTGCGTCCTCATCTGGGCATTTGTTCTGATTACTGAGACGCCCTTGCTCCGCAGTGACCTCACCCTCCGGGTCATCGAGCTAAACATCACGACCTGCTTCGACGTGCTTCCGCGTAAACTGTTCCTTCACCAATCAGTAGCCTATCTCTACTTCCTAGTGGTTCTGCTGATGTTCTACATGTTGCCGTTAGCCGTCCTGGTCAGCTGTTACGTTGCCGTGGCGAGAGGCCTGCACAGGTCGTTGCCGACGGCAGCTGAAGGCAGTGACGGTAAGAGGGAAGTGTTGTCAAGGCGACGGGCTCAGACCACAGTCACCTTGGCAACCCTGTGCTTTGTGGTGTGTTACCTACCAACCATCACCCTTCATGGCCTGCACGTAGTCTTCCACGCCCAGGGCAAGAGCCTGTACAGATACTATAAACTAGCGCTGAGCATCAACAGCCTCAACTGCTGCTTTGACCCGTTTGTGTACTACTTTGCGTCGAGGGAGTTCCGGCTGGCTCTGAGGAGGCTGCTGGGGCGGTGTGTCCCactgggagagggggaggagcttGGGACCTCTGAGCTGGTGTCCATGACTGGGGAGCCTAGGGAATCTAAGGGCCACTACGAGGCCGTAGTTGATCACTAG